One Silurus meridionalis isolate SWU-2019-XX chromosome 10, ASM1480568v1, whole genome shotgun sequence genomic window carries:
- the LOC124392174 gene encoding 4-galactosyl-N-acetylglucosaminide 3-alpha-L-fucosyltransferase 9-like — MTSTPSLGRYQYLLLVLFLLVCFGGVFYTYMPTINWRQCSAVTFFSYDVCLDKCLDVFKEKHLLNSSIISTINYTVVKQQPPITTQPVMEENQETHDRNTIILMWPWPFGYTFQGESCSVKFGIEGCHFTGDRNQHDKVHGIMFHHREISGDLQTLTTMARSPHQRWVWMNMESPENSGRWGELDNLFNITSNYRRDSDIWVPYGRLRKATEQEKNFQIPPKDKTVCWIVSNWNPNFRRVKYFDELTKHIKVEAYGRHFNRFVSDEDYKATMSSCKFYLSFENSNHKDYITEKLFNALTLGAVPVVIGPPRDNYEEFIPADSFIHVDDFKTPQELAEYLTLLDQNQTLYEQYFNWRKEFTAEGSYFGLEHACRICQYIRSYTGYRVVTSLSKWYWG, encoded by the coding sequence ATGACATCCACACCATCACTAGGACGTTATCAGTATCTCCTACTGGTTCTCTttcttcttgtttgttttggagGAGTGTTCTACACTTACATGCCGACAATTAACTGGAGGCAGTGTTCTGCTGTCACATTCTTCAGCTATGACGTCTGCTTAGATAAATGTCTCGATGTTTTCAAAGAGAAACATCTCTTAAACTCATCCATCATCAGCACTATTAACTACACTGTGGTAAAGCAGCAACCACCGATCACAACACAACCGGTCATGGAAGAAAATCAGGAAACTCATGACCGTAACACCATCATATTAATGTGGCCATGGCCTTTCGGGTATACGTTTCAGGGAGAATCCTGTAGTGTAAAGTTCGGTATTGAAGGTTGTCACTTTACAGGTGATAGAAACCAACATGACAAAGTCCATGGTATTATGTTTCATCACAGAGAAATCAGTGGTGATTTACAGACCCTAACAACCATGGCACGATCTCCACACCAGAGATGGGTGTGGATGAACATGGAGTCTCCTGAGAATTCAGGAAGATGGGGCGAGTTGGACAATTTATTCAACATAACATCAAATTATCGAAGAGATTCAGATATCTGGGTACCTTACGGGAGACTCAGAAAGGCCACTGAGCAGGAGAAAAACTTTCAAATTCCACCAAAGGACAAAACTGTCTGCTGGATCGTCAGCAACTGGAACCCCAACTTTAGACGAGTGAAATATTTTGATGAACTGACCAAACACATTAAAGTAGAAGCTTATGGTAGACACTTTAACAGGTTTGTCAGTGATGAAGACTATAAAGCGACCATGTCCAGCTGTAAATTCTACTTATCATTCGAGAACTCCAACCACAAGGACTACATCACGGAAAAGCTGTTCAATGCTCTGACCCTCGGCGCGGTTCCTGTGGTTATCGGTCCACCAAGGGACAACTATGAGGAGTTCATTCCAGCAGATTCTTTCATCCATGTGGATGATTTCAAAACCCCTCAAGAATTGGCAGAATATCTCACATTATTGGACCAGAACCAGACGTTGTATGAACAGTACTTCAACTGGAGAAAAGAATTCACTGCTGAAGGTTCATATTTTGGTCTAGAACACGCATGTCGAATTTGTCAATATATAAGAAGCTATACGGGCTACAGAGTGGTTACAAGTCTCAGTAAATGGTACTGGGGTTAG